The following coding sequences are from one Candidatus Manganitrophaceae bacterium window:
- a CDS encoding arsenate reductase ArsC, with protein MEMKKILFLCATNASRSQMAEGMVKKTLGDRFEVHSAGIQPMAVNPLAVKTMAEIGIDISQQKTKSINHVPWKEMDIIVTLCNTSAKSLPALPPTVQRLHWPVPDPVMMTTHYGFKSNTEGKQIAFKEVREMLQKRIEEFSQTL; from the coding sequence ATAGAAATGAAAAAGATTTTGTTTTTGTGTGCGACCAACGCCAGCCGAAGCCAGATGGCGGAAGGAATGGTGAAGAAAACCCTCGGCGACCGGTTCGAGGTCCACAGCGCCGGAATCCAGCCGATGGCGGTAAATCCGCTCGCCGTCAAAACGATGGCCGAGATCGGAATCGACATCTCCCAGCAGAAAACCAAATCGATCAACCATGTGCCATGGAAAGAGATGGACATCATCGTCACCCTTTGCAACACCTCCGCAAAGAGTCTCCCGGCCCTCCCCCCGACCGTCCAGCGGCTTCACTGGCCGGTCCCCGATCCGGTGATGATGACCACCCACTATGGATTCAAAAGCAACACGGAAGGAAAGCAGATCGCATTCAAAGAGGTCCGCGAGATGCTCCAAAAGCGGATCGAAGAATTTTCGCAAACGCTGTAA
- a CDS encoding EamA family transporter gives MRRFYLFGFLLLICFDTLGQVGFKLAAVRTAPATFDADWLVRIFLERWIYLSVAGYLGAFFTWMTLLRHAPIGPAFAASHSEIVPVLLISVFFLGERLSGLQIMGGLLIAAGLGLLAMRREEG, from the coding sequence ATGCGGCGGTTCTATCTCTTCGGTTTTCTTCTTTTAATCTGTTTCGACACCCTCGGCCAGGTCGGGTTTAAGCTCGCGGCGGTCCGGACCGCCCCCGCCACGTTCGATGCCGACTGGCTCGTCCGGATCTTCTTAGAGCGGTGGATCTACCTTTCAGTCGCCGGGTATCTCGGCGCCTTTTTTACTTGGATGACCTTGTTGCGCCATGCCCCCATCGGTCCCGCCTTCGCCGCCTCCCACTCGGAAATCGTTCCGGTCTTATTGATTTCTGTTTTTTTTCTGGGAGAACGCCTCTCCGGCTTGCAGATCATGGGAGGTCTCCTGATCGCCGCCGGCCTCGGCCTGTTGGCGATGCGGCGGGAGGAGGGTTAA
- the treY gene encoding malto-oligosyltrehalose synthase: MERLSQREIGPTSTYRIQFNHRFRFQDATAMIPYLADLGVSDLYASPYLQARPQSLHGYDICNHNALNAEIGSEADHAEMIAVLRSHRLGHLLDIVPNHMGLAENQWWLDVLENGQRSPYAHYFDIDWHPIKKELDGKVLLPVLGDQYGRVLESQQLKLVFSEGAFRIGYYDHRFPVSPRTYPAILRCRLEQLDEALSDDPENLQEYYGITLALLHLPEEIQSDPKRVAEERRQIDWIKRRLEKLYRTHEKIRTFVDENVALFNGKPGDPRSLDPLDQLLNAQAYRLAYWRVAADEINYRRFFDVNELASIAMERKEVFEETHRLIFRLIEEGKLDGLRLDHPDGLYDPIDYFRRLQKRCLMLQGMRSLPEGTSDEVRRKVEEKFAEAADRFLAGRPRSAAPLPFYVVVEKILSKGERLPERWPVQGTVGYEYLNAINGLFVDGQQAKRFHEIYSRFIGMRLRFSDVVYERKKFIMNTTMASEINVLSHRLNRLSEKDRLSRDFTLYSLRDAIREVIACFPIYRTYITQQEQLEEHDRKFIQVAVTKAKQRSPATDISIFDYLKRILLMQVPEYFTEADRMEQLAFVQRFQQCTGPIMAKGLEDTAFYVYNRLVSLNEVGGDPETFGVSISDFHRQNAERLERWPSSMLTTSTHDTKRSEDVRARIDVLSEIPDEWEAAVTRWAELNHSKKSEVEGAPAPDANEEYLLYQTLIGVWPPEYLSPSEHDAFKQRIQAYMTKASKEAKVNTSWISPNEAYDRALASFTEAILDTAQRNPFLEDFKKLQKKVAHFGIFNSLSQLLLKVASPGIPDFYQGCELFDFSLVDPDNRRPVDYTFRAQLLSALMKEIPSGGPSPSFIQALLSEKGDRLKLYVAWRALQCRRANRALFLKGVYLPHETIGPARDHLLAFSRRSKAGRVVAAVPRLLVSLLEHRPGDPIGAVWEGSGILIEDELPGSRYRNALTGETVEVRREEGKTVLSLSEVFSTFPLALLVRQE; this comes from the coding sequence ATGGAGCGCTTGTCCCAAAGAGAGATCGGTCCGACCTCGACGTATCGGATCCAATTCAACCATCGCTTTCGGTTTCAAGATGCGACGGCGATGATCCCCTATCTCGCCGATCTGGGGGTGTCCGATCTGTATGCCTCCCCCTACCTGCAGGCCCGGCCGCAGAGCCTCCACGGTTATGATATCTGCAATCACAACGCGCTCAATGCCGAGATCGGAAGCGAGGCCGACCATGCCGAGATGATCGCCGTCCTCCGGTCGCACCGGCTCGGCCATCTCCTCGACATCGTTCCGAACCACATGGGGCTGGCCGAGAATCAGTGGTGGCTCGACGTCCTTGAGAACGGCCAACGCTCGCCGTATGCCCACTACTTTGATATCGATTGGCATCCGATTAAAAAGGAGCTCGACGGCAAAGTGCTCCTCCCGGTGCTCGGCGATCAGTACGGGCGGGTCTTGGAAAGCCAACAGCTGAAGCTCGTCTTCTCGGAAGGGGCCTTTCGGATCGGTTACTATGACCATCGCTTTCCGGTGTCGCCTCGGACCTATCCGGCCATTTTAAGATGCCGGCTGGAGCAGTTGGACGAGGCGCTCTCCGACGATCCGGAGAACCTCCAGGAGTACTACGGGATCACGCTCGCATTGCTCCATCTGCCGGAAGAGATTCAATCCGACCCGAAGCGGGTTGCAGAGGAGCGCCGCCAGATCGACTGGATCAAGCGGCGGCTGGAAAAACTTTATCGGACGCATGAAAAGATTCGAACCTTCGTCGATGAGAATGTCGCCCTCTTCAATGGGAAGCCAGGGGATCCGCGCAGCCTCGATCCGCTCGATCAGCTCCTCAATGCACAAGCGTATCGGCTCGCTTACTGGCGGGTCGCGGCGGATGAAATCAATTACCGGCGCTTCTTCGATGTCAATGAGCTCGCCTCCATCGCGATGGAGCGAAAGGAGGTCTTCGAGGAGACGCATCGCTTGATCTTCCGGCTGATCGAAGAGGGGAAGCTCGACGGGCTTCGTCTCGATCATCCCGACGGCCTCTACGATCCGATCGATTATTTTCGGCGGCTTCAGAAGCGTTGCTTGATGCTGCAGGGGATGAGGTCGCTCCCCGAAGGGACCTCCGACGAGGTCCGAAGGAAGGTGGAAGAGAAGTTCGCCGAGGCGGCCGACCGCTTTCTCGCCGGCCGGCCCCGCTCGGCCGCGCCCCTTCCGTTTTACGTCGTCGTCGAGAAGATCTTAAGCAAGGGGGAGCGGCTGCCGGAGCGCTGGCCGGTGCAGGGGACGGTCGGCTATGAATACCTCAACGCGATCAACGGCCTCTTTGTCGACGGCCAACAGGCAAAACGTTTTCACGAGATCTATTCCCGCTTTATCGGGATGCGGTTACGCTTCTCCGACGTCGTTTATGAGCGGAAGAAATTTATCATGAACACCACGATGGCGAGTGAGATCAACGTCCTCTCCCATCGGCTGAACCGTCTCTCGGAGAAAGACCGCCTCTCGCGCGACTTTACCCTCTACAGCCTGCGCGATGCGATCCGGGAGGTGATCGCCTGTTTTCCGATTTACCGGACCTACATCACCCAGCAGGAACAGTTGGAAGAGCACGACCGAAAGTTCATTCAGGTGGCGGTGACGAAAGCGAAGCAGCGGAGCCCCGCGACCGATATTTCAATCTTCGACTACCTCAAGCGGATCCTCTTGATGCAGGTCCCCGAATATTTTACCGAGGCCGACCGGATGGAGCAGCTCGCCTTTGTTCAGAGGTTCCAACAATGTACCGGCCCGATCATGGCGAAGGGGTTGGAGGATACCGCTTTCTATGTCTACAACCGGCTTGTCTCGCTCAACGAGGTGGGGGGAGACCCGGAGACCTTTGGGGTTTCGATCTCCGATTTTCACCGGCAAAATGCAGAACGGCTGGAGCGGTGGCCTTCCTCGATGCTGACCACCTCGACGCACGACACAAAGCGAAGCGAAGATGTGCGGGCGCGGATTGATGTCCTCTCGGAGATTCCCGACGAGTGGGAGGCCGCCGTCACCCGGTGGGCCGAGCTGAATCATTCGAAGAAGTCCGAGGTGGAAGGGGCGCCGGCCCCCGATGCCAATGAGGAGTATCTCCTCTATCAAACGTTAATCGGCGTCTGGCCGCCGGAGTATTTGTCACCGAGTGAACACGACGCCTTCAAACAGCGGATTCAAGCCTATATGACCAAAGCATCGAAGGAGGCGAAGGTCAACACCAGCTGGATCAGCCCCAACGAGGCGTACGACCGCGCCCTCGCCTCTTTTACGGAAGCGATCCTCGACACCGCCCAGCGAAATCCTTTTTTGGAAGATTTTAAAAAGCTCCAGAAAAAGGTAGCCCACTTTGGGATCTTCAACAGCCTCTCTCAGCTCCTCTTGAAGGTCGCCTCGCCGGGCATACCCGATTTTTATCAAGGATGCGAGCTGTTCGATTTCAGTCTGGTCGATCCCGACAACCGCCGGCCGGTCGATTATACCTTCCGGGCTCAGCTGTTGTCGGCGCTGATGAAAGAGATCCCCTCCGGCGGCCCCTCTCCCTCCTTTATTCAGGCCCTCCTCAGTGAAAAGGGGGATCGGCTGAAGTTGTATGTCGCCTGGCGGGCGCTACAATGTCGGCGCGCGAACCGGGCCCTCTTTTTGAAGGGGGTCTACCTGCCGCATGAGACGATCGGGCCGGCGCGCGACCACCTGCTCGCTTTCTCCAGGCGGTCGAAGGCGGGACGGGTCGTGGCGGCGGTCCCCCGGCTCTTGGTGTCGTTGCTCGAACATCGCCCGGGCGATCCGATCGGCGCGGTCTGGGAGGGGAGCGGCATCCTGATCGAAGACGAACTCCCGGGGAGCCGTTATCGCAATGCGCTTACCGGCGAGACGGTTGAAGTGCGGCGCGAAGAGGGAAAGACGGTCCTTTCATTGTCGGAGGTTTTTTCGACCTTTCCTTTAGCCCTGTTGGTCCGGCAAGAATAA
- a CDS encoding GNAT family N-acetyltransferase, translating to MVEAFLDHPPVGFSPLRFGAPARPTPAFLMSFGLLTSLDSSKKRLLRSLPLLRNLENLLRMPALFVGTTVSEYALYPPSLDPIPWIEALLEASKQRGSRLIILKDLPSDSPLLSEEENRFAADLLSRCVERGFFPLWGQALAYVKVDFDSMESYLQRQSAARRKNLRRKLKASASIEVEALPTGDERLCDPAFVETLFTLYMDVYRQSEIHFDQLTLPFFRAILQSGEANGVVFLYRQEGKLIGFNLCFVQGGNLIDKYIGFLYPEARAANLYFVSWFHNLEYAIRHRLKFYVAGWTDPEVKRFLGASFTFTRHAVYLHNPLLRALLKRVGRLFEADSNQLRAQRGPSALEADSEERGR from the coding sequence TTGGTTGAGGCCTTTCTCGATCATCCGCCGGTGGGATTTTCCCCGCTCCGGTTCGGGGCGCCCGCCCGGCCGACGCCGGCCTTCCTGATGTCGTTTGGTCTTCTCACCTCGCTCGACTCTTCTAAAAAACGGCTGCTCCGATCGCTCCCGCTCCTGAGAAATCTAGAGAACCTGCTTCGGATGCCGGCCCTCTTCGTCGGGACGACCGTTTCGGAATATGCGCTCTATCCGCCGTCGCTCGATCCGATCCCTTGGATCGAGGCGCTCCTTGAAGCATCGAAGCAGCGGGGGAGCCGACTGATCATCCTCAAGGACCTCCCCTCCGACTCGCCGCTTCTTTCCGAGGAGGAGAACCGCTTCGCGGCCGATCTTCTCTCCCGTTGCGTCGAGCGCGGCTTCTTTCCGCTCTGGGGACAGGCGCTCGCCTATGTGAAGGTTGATTTCGACTCGATGGAGAGCTATCTTCAACGCCAGTCGGCCGCGCGGCGGAAGAACCTGCGGCGAAAGCTGAAGGCATCCGCATCAATCGAGGTCGAAGCGCTGCCGACGGGAGACGAGCGCCTCTGCGATCCGGCGTTTGTCGAAACGCTTTTCACCCTCTATATGGACGTCTATAGGCAGAGTGAGATTCACTTCGACCAATTGACCCTCCCGTTCTTCCGAGCGATTTTACAAAGCGGTGAGGCAAACGGCGTCGTCTTTCTTTATCGACAGGAAGGGAAGCTCATCGGCTTCAACCTCTGTTTCGTTCAGGGGGGAAATCTGATCGACAAATATATCGGATTTCTCTATCCGGAGGCGCGTGCGGCGAACCTCTATTTCGTCAGCTGGTTCCACAATTTGGAGTATGCCATCCGGCATCGGCTGAAATTTTATGTTGCCGGATGGACCGATCCGGAGGTAAAGCGTTTCCTGGGGGCATCTTTTACTTTCACGCGACATGCGGTCTATCTCCACAATCCGCTCCTTCGAGCGCTCTTGAAGCGGGTGGGTCGACTGTTCGAAGCCGACAGCAATCAACTGAGGGCGCAGCGCGGGCCCTCGGCCCTCGAAGCGGACAGCGAAGAGCGGGGTCGATGA
- a CDS encoding TMEM165/GDT1 family protein, translating into MNIIFISFLLVALGEMGDKTQLLAFSLAARFRDRWSIMAGILVATVLNHALASSLGAWMAERISPSFLSGAVGVSFLLFGVWALKPDRFEETERPTRFGTFVTTASLFFLAEIGDKTQLATAALAAKYQSVLFVTVGTTLGMLASDGLAVFFGEKFSERVQTQWIRRTAAGLFFLFGIFSLFAAATRRGG; encoded by the coding sequence ATTAATATCATTTTCATCTCTTTTCTATTGGTTGCGCTCGGAGAGATGGGGGATAAAACGCAGCTCCTCGCCTTCTCCCTGGCCGCCCGATTTCGAGACCGATGGAGCATCATGGCCGGAATTCTCGTTGCCACCGTCTTGAATCATGCGCTCGCTTCCTCGCTCGGCGCCTGGATGGCCGAGCGGATATCCCCTTCATTTCTGTCGGGAGCGGTCGGGGTCAGCTTTCTTCTCTTCGGCGTCTGGGCGTTGAAGCCCGATCGCTTCGAAGAGACGGAGCGGCCCACCCGCTTCGGGACCTTTGTCACCACCGCCTCTCTTTTCTTTCTGGCCGAGATCGGCGACAAAACCCAGCTCGCCACCGCCGCATTGGCCGCGAAATATCAATCGGTCCTCTTTGTCACCGTCGGGACGACCCTCGGCATGCTGGCAAGCGATGGGCTCGCCGTCTTTTTTGGGGAAAAATTTTCCGAAAGAGTTCAGACCCAATGGATTCGGCGGACGGCGGCGGGCCTCTTCTTTCTTTTCGGGATCTTCTCTCTCTTCGCAGCGGCGACACGCCGGGGGGGGTGA
- the fabF gene encoding beta-ketoacyl-ACP synthase II, with translation MTPRRVVVTGLGIVSSVGVGKDLFWSSLLEGRSGIRPIQRFDASNYSSRMAGEVSGFDPLNYLTARETPKMAPVTQYAMAAAKMAVGDAQLDLTQAPGERVAVAIGTGLGGMGVYEEQLRILIDTGNPRRIHPWAVPLATANAAAAEISIAFGITGPNMTISTACSSGAHAVGYGLDLIRLGRADKVIAGGAEACLLPGVFGAFCSLRVLSSRNDAPERASRPFDRKRDGFVMGEGAAVLILEEYDAARRRGAPIYAEVAGYGLLSEAAHMVSPDLSGSGQARVMSDALRDAGLSLDEVDYINTHGTSTLTNDLVETRAIKMLFGQRAHQISANATKSMLGHTIGAAGAIEAVVCALTLKHGLIHPTVNLEEPDPECDLDYTPNKARERRVKLALSNSFGFGSNNACLAMKAV, from the coding sequence ATGACACCGCGTCGTGTGGTGGTGACCGGTCTCGGAATCGTCTCCTCGGTCGGCGTCGGAAAGGACCTGTTCTGGTCGTCCCTCCTGGAGGGTCGATCGGGCATCCGGCCGATTCAACGCTTTGATGCGTCCAACTATTCGAGCCGGATGGCGGGCGAGGTCTCGGGATTCGACCCCTTGAACTATCTTACTGCGCGGGAAACCCCCAAGATGGCGCCGGTCACGCAATATGCGATGGCCGCTGCAAAGATGGCGGTCGGAGATGCGCAGCTCGATCTCACCCAAGCGCCGGGAGAGCGGGTTGCCGTCGCGATCGGGACCGGGCTGGGGGGGATGGGGGTTTATGAAGAGCAGCTCCGGATCTTAATCGATACCGGCAATCCTCGCCGAATTCATCCTTGGGCGGTCCCGTTGGCGACCGCCAATGCCGCCGCGGCCGAGATCTCGATCGCCTTTGGCATTACCGGGCCGAACATGACGATTTCAACCGCCTGCTCCTCGGGGGCCCATGCGGTTGGCTATGGCCTCGACCTGATCCGGCTTGGACGGGCCGATAAAGTGATCGCCGGCGGGGCCGAGGCCTGTCTCCTTCCGGGTGTCTTCGGCGCGTTTTGCTCGCTGCGTGTTCTCTCTTCTCGAAACGATGCCCCGGAGAGGGCCAGTCGGCCGTTCGACCGAAAACGGGATGGCTTCGTCATGGGAGAAGGGGCCGCCGTCTTGATTTTGGAAGAGTACGACGCGGCCCGACGGCGGGGGGCGCCGATCTATGCTGAAGTCGCCGGCTACGGGTTGCTCTCCGAGGCGGCGCACATGGTCAGCCCCGATCTTTCGGGGAGCGGTCAGGCGCGGGTCATGTCGGATGCCCTTCGCGACGCGGGGCTCTCCCTGGACGAGGTCGATTACATCAACACGCATGGAACCTCCACCCTGACGAACGACCTGGTGGAGACCCGGGCGATCAAGATGCTCTTTGGCCAGAGGGCCCACCAGATTTCAGCCAACGCGACCAAGTCGATGCTCGGCCACACGATCGGCGCGGCGGGGGCGATTGAAGCGGTCGTCTGCGCGCTCACTTTAAAGCACGGCCTGATTCACCCGACGGTCAACTTGGAAGAGCCCGATCCGGAATGCGATTTGGACTATACGCCGAACAAAGCACGGGAGCGAAGGGTCAAGCTGGCCTTGTCCAATTCGTTCGGTTTTGGAAGCAACAACGCCTGCCTGGCAATGAAGGCGGTTTAA
- a CDS encoding DegT/DnrJ/EryC1/StrS family aminotransferase, translating into MREPFICRELPPTAGLPLYWRDFFGPEGRPLEDGLVEFLGVPAVQLECSGTSGLVLAFEALKRCSPRRTVVLPGYTCPLVPLAAARAGLQIKLCDIRPDRFDFDLSHLSAISNSETLCIVPTHLGGLTTLLPGVLEIARRVGAYVIEDAAQALGATWNGRPVGTFGDIGIYSLACGKGLTLYEGGVLVARDESIRTLLRDISRKEVLPHRWMEWLRLAQLFGYRLFYNPLGLWLTYGLPLRRWLKRGDPIRAVGDRFDEDIPIHPLGAWRKEIGAAALERLPAALASQRERARDRILQLSKIAGLRVIEDLPEATGTWPFIMVLFDSASACRRALSRLWPAGLGVTRLFVHPLTGYPQLEEIVPRASLPHAESFAARCLTITNSPWLTEPEFQSIWEVLADSAATPERRS; encoded by the coding sequence TTGAGAGAGCCGTTTATCTGCCGCGAGCTTCCCCCCACTGCGGGGCTTCCGCTCTATTGGCGTGATTTTTTTGGTCCGGAAGGGCGACCCTTGGAAGACGGACTGGTCGAATTTCTGGGGGTGCCGGCCGTCCAGCTGGAGTGCTCCGGGACCTCCGGCTTGGTACTCGCGTTTGAAGCGCTCAAGCGCTGCAGCCCCCGGCGGACGGTGGTTTTGCCGGGTTATACCTGTCCCCTCGTCCCGTTGGCCGCGGCACGTGCCGGACTCCAGATTAAGCTGTGCGATATCCGGCCCGATCGGTTTGACTTTGATCTGAGCCATCTCTCTGCGATCTCCAACTCGGAGACCCTCTGCATCGTACCGACCCATCTCGGCGGCCTCACGACCCTCCTTCCCGGCGTGCTGGAAATTGCGCGGCGGGTCGGCGCATACGTGATCGAGGATGCAGCCCAGGCGTTGGGGGCGACTTGGAACGGCCGTCCGGTCGGAACCTTCGGCGATATCGGGATCTACAGCCTCGCCTGCGGAAAGGGACTGACCCTTTATGAAGGGGGTGTCCTGGTGGCCCGAGATGAATCGATCCGGACGTTGTTGCGCGATATCAGCCGCAAAGAGGTCCTTCCTCACCGGTGGATGGAGTGGCTCCGCCTGGCCCAGCTATTCGGTTACCGGCTCTTCTATAATCCGTTGGGGCTGTGGCTGACCTACGGTCTTCCGCTTCGGCGCTGGCTGAAGCGGGGCGATCCAATCCGGGCGGTCGGCGATCGCTTCGATGAGGATATTCCGATACACCCGCTCGGCGCCTGGCGGAAGGAGATCGGCGCCGCCGCGCTGGAGCGGCTTCCGGCGGCGCTCGCCTCACAGAGAGAGCGGGCACGGGATCGCATTCTGCAATTAAGTAAGATCGCGGGCCTTCGGGTGATCGAAGATCTCCCGGAGGCGACCGGAACGTGGCCTTTCATCATGGTCCTGTTCGATTCGGCGTCGGCCTGCCGCCGCGCCCTCTCCCGCCTCTGGCCGGCCGGTCTCGGGGTCACCCGCCTCTTCGTCCATCCCTTGACCGGCTATCCGCAGTTGGAAGAAATTGTTCCCCGCGCTTCGCTTCCCCACGCCGAATCGTTTGCCGCCCGGTGCCTGACAATTACAAATAGCCCCTGGCTGACCGAACCGGAGTTCCAGTCGATCTGGGAGGTTCTGGCCGATTCTGCGGCGACCCCCGAGCGTCGTTCCTGA
- a CDS encoding aminotransferase class III-fold pyridoxal phosphate-dependent enzyme, whose amino-acid sequence MGNHSEEELRRLEEKYCSYGDTVHYAATPKFFKSAEGSFLYDRESHPYLDLQMWYSAVNFGYRNKAIADSLKQQIDTLPQLACQYLHEEKVLLAEELAEECARAFGMEGRIQFNVGGSQAVEDSMKLVRNATGKSLFMAFMGGYHGRTLGASEITSSYRYRRRYGHFSNRAHFVPFPYCFRCPYGKTLDSCDYYCVQQFERLFDSEYHSFWDAKAQEPEFVAFYVEAVQGTGGYVIPPPEYFPRLQKILNERKILLVDDEIQMGFFRTGKFWAIEHFGVKPNIVVFGKAMTNGMNPISGVWAEEKLISPERFPPGSTHSTFASNPLGTTAALATMEWIRAQDYEKTVREKGAHFLARLRELKERHQTIGDVDGLGLALRIEVTQPDRYTPNRSLTDRIFEAGMEGGIPTSLGPIGLVLDVGGYYKNVLTLAPSLEISYEEIDLAFEALDYLFKKYSAE is encoded by the coding sequence GTGGGGAACCATTCGGAAGAGGAATTAAGACGTCTGGAGGAAAAATATTGCTCCTACGGCGACACGGTTCATTACGCCGCGACGCCGAAGTTTTTCAAGTCGGCCGAGGGAAGCTTCCTCTACGACCGGGAGTCGCATCCGTATCTCGATCTGCAGATGTGGTACTCCGCGGTGAACTTCGGATACCGGAATAAGGCGATCGCCGATTCGTTAAAGCAGCAGATCGATACCCTTCCCCAGCTCGCCTGTCAGTATCTTCATGAGGAGAAGGTCCTTCTGGCCGAGGAGCTGGCCGAAGAGTGCGCGAGGGCGTTCGGCATGGAGGGGCGAATTCAGTTTAACGTCGGCGGCTCTCAGGCGGTCGAAGATTCGATGAAGTTGGTCCGGAATGCCACTGGGAAGAGCCTCTTCATGGCGTTCATGGGAGGGTATCACGGCCGGACGCTGGGGGCGTCGGAGATCACCTCCAGCTATCGATATCGACGGCGGTACGGCCATTTTTCAAACCGCGCCCATTTCGTCCCCTTCCCTTATTGTTTCCGGTGTCCCTATGGGAAAACGTTGGACAGCTGCGACTATTATTGTGTTCAGCAGTTCGAGCGGCTCTTCGACAGCGAGTACCATTCTTTCTGGGATGCCAAAGCGCAGGAGCCCGAGTTCGTCGCCTTCTACGTCGAGGCGGTGCAGGGGACCGGCGGGTATGTGATTCCACCCCCCGAATACTTTCCCCGGTTGCAGAAAATCCTCAATGAGCGTAAGATTCTCCTCGTGGACGACGAGATCCAGATGGGTTTTTTCCGGACCGGAAAGTTTTGGGCGATCGAGCACTTCGGCGTCAAGCCGAACATCGTCGTGTTCGGAAAAGCGATGACCAACGGCATGAACCCGATCTCCGGTGTCTGGGCCGAAGAGAAGCTGATCTCCCCGGAGCGGTTTCCTCCCGGCTCGACCCATTCGACCTTCGCCTCCAACCCGCTCGGCACGACCGCGGCCTTGGCGACGATGGAGTGGATCCGGGCGCAGGATTATGAGAAGACGGTTCGGGAGAAGGGGGCTCATTTCCTCGCGCGCCTTCGGGAGTTGAAGGAGCGTCATCAGACGATCGGCGATGTCGATGGGCTGGGACTCGCCCTGCGGATCGAAGTCACACAGCCGGATCGGTATACTCCGAACCGGTCGCTGACCGATCGCATTTTCGAGGCCGGCATGGAAGGGGGAATTCCAACCTCCCTGGGACCGATCGGTTTGGTCCTCGATGTCGGCGGCTATTATAAGAATGTCCTGACCCTCGCCCCTTCCCTCGAAATCAGCTATGAGGAGATCGATTTGGCGTTTGAAGCGCTCGACTACCTTTTTAAGAAATATTCGGCGGAGTGA
- the acpP gene encoding acyl carrier protein: protein MEGQIKAGLASKLGLKSKDVVNNARLVEDLGLDSLDTFDLLFDLEKEYGVEIPSVDALGFVTVGDVVAYVQKRIGATPAEGAA, encoded by the coding sequence ATTGAAGGACAGATCAAAGCGGGGCTGGCAAGCAAGCTCGGCCTGAAGTCGAAGGACGTCGTGAACAATGCCCGGTTGGTCGAGGATCTCGGACTCGACTCCCTCGACACCTTCGACCTCCTGTTTGATCTGGAGAAGGAGTATGGGGTGGAGATCCCGAGCGTCGATGCACTCGGCTTTGTGACGGTCGGGGACGTGGTCGCCTATGTTCAAAAGCGGATCGGCGCGACCCCGGCCGAAGGCGCCGCCTGA
- a CDS encoding alpha/beta fold hydrolase: MHLLEGKESALARMPGARSTDILLAAPSSETLIYLIHGVTGTPLEMKYLGRRLFRHGWNVYLPTLPGHCSRYREMVDSDEKEWLSHVEMQLSYARLHCRNLFVAGLSAGALLALEASLRVPVEGIGVFSPTLFYDGWNVPWTLKLLPFGIKCLPNFLQRWFFHIDGAPYGIKDPALQGRIREAYHPVALMKGTLGRYFPRAHGSVQSPERSRSSEAVGYPLFSLKTLADLDRMYAQVRDHLHRVTAPTLILQAKEDDFTSPKNAEFIYRAIASEEKELILLDDCYHVITVDKQRDRVAEEMARFVERQSRPSENDDLDV; the protein is encoded by the coding sequence ATGCATCTGCTGGAGGGGAAGGAGAGCGCGCTGGCGCGGATGCCGGGGGCGAGATCGACCGACATTCTCCTTGCCGCGCCTTCGTCCGAAACGTTGATCTACCTCATTCACGGTGTGACAGGGACGCCGCTGGAGATGAAATACCTCGGACGGAGGCTTTTTCGGCACGGCTGGAACGTCTATCTTCCGACCCTTCCGGGACACTGCTCGCGCTATCGCGAGATGGTCGATTCGGATGAAAAGGAGTGGCTGAGCCATGTCGAGATGCAGTTGTCCTATGCGCGCCTGCACTGCCGGAATTTGTTCGTGGCCGGGCTGAGCGCCGGGGCGCTCCTGGCGCTCGAAGCGTCCTTGCGGGTTCCGGTGGAGGGGATCGGCGTCTTCTCTCCCACCCTTTTCTACGATGGATGGAATGTCCCTTGGACATTGAAGCTCCTCCCCTTTGGAATTAAATGTCTCCCGAATTTTCTGCAGCGGTGGTTCTTTCACATCGACGGGGCCCCTTATGGAATCAAGGACCCGGCCCTTCAGGGCCGGATTCGGGAGGCATATCATCCGGTGGCCTTAATGAAGGGGACGCTGGGGCGGTATTTTCCCCGTGCCCATGGATCGGTCCAGTCGCCGGAGCGAAGCCGCTCCTCCGAGGCGGTCGGTTATCCCCTCTTTTCGCTCAAGACGCTGGCCGATCTGGATCGAATGTATGCTCAGGTGCGCGACCATCTCCATCGGGTCACCGCTCCCACACTGATTCTTCAGGCGAAGGAGGACGATTTCACCAGCCCGAAAAATGCGGAGTTTATCTATCGAGCGATCGCGTCGGAGGAAAAAGAGCTCATCCTTCTCGACGATTGCTATCATGTCATCACGGTCGACAAGCAGAGAGACCGGGTGGCGGAAGAAATGGCGCGGTTTGTCGAGAGACAGAGCCGCCCGTCGGAAAACGATGACTTGGACGTTTAA